In a genomic window of Quercus lobata isolate SW786 chromosome 4, ValleyOak3.0 Primary Assembly, whole genome shotgun sequence:
- the LOC115987424 gene encoding uncharacterized protein LOC115987424 isoform X1 — MTTNIKGYQQEVAEDLFKKTMEGDWKEVVAIYRQHPLLAPNAKINGLGDTALHLAVSLGPENIVEELVKIISEKDKNKEALKIKNELWNNPLHLAASMGTPRMCICIAEAVPELGKTRNKEGESPLFLAALHGKTDIFLCLHFICIRNSKSKQPDTSYYRKNGGETILHCAIKREYLDLAYQILRLHSELATSVDEKGIWPLRLLADKPSAFKSGCHLGWWNSTIYHWITVDALKVINANQLIQKCKGRQSQIFPDNYRACIDFLRLLWKGSRAIFAKTQELCSPYQERKADEEDPTVSSKNKKEDPTGLNVTSKQKALEYFSGCFDILKFVSMPIPVMLGYGGTTGIRKLKEKHILSVKIMKMLIELLSPQQYFEKGTNPLLTPIQENKNEEDLDEDSSLDRWLYMWNIDENKPPEEDLSKHPPSDQPEEKENKKDEGFAQLVEKNENILKKDEGKEEIPKLTMPKEGTSLLFAACNGITEMVEEILKKFPMAIHDTSENKNMILWVVEHRQPHVYELLLKSNLRRDSMFQTKDTYGNSALHLAAMLREHKHWIIPGAALQMQWEIKWYEFVKNNVPQYLLYETNNKDMTPADIFTDTHKDLVKDGGEWLNKTSESCSVVAALIATVAFAASTTIPGGVRENNGTPILEKHAAFDIFAISSLVALCVSVTALFLFLAILTSRYQEKDFRSSLPKKLLFGLTSLFLSIAAMLVSFCAGHFFVLKDKLKHKALPVYVVTCLPITFYAISQFPLYFDLIRAFRKVP; from the exons ATGACGACAAATATTAAAGGATACCAACAAGAAGTCGCGGaagatttattcaaaaaaaCCATGGAAGGTGACTGGAAGGAAGTCGTGGCGATATATCGCCAACACCCATTATTGGCTCCCAATGCCAAAATCAATGGATTAGGGGATACAGCGTTGCACTTGGCTGTCTCCCTAGGCCCAGAAAATATAGTAGAAGAACTTGTCAAAATAATTtctgaaaaagacaaaaacaaggaggctctaaaaataaaaaacgagCTATGGAATAACCCTCTGCATTTGGCAGCATCAATGGGCACTCCGAGAATGTGCATTTGCATTGCTGAAGCTGTTCCTGAATTGGGCAAAACTCGTAACAAAGAGGGTGAGAGCCCTCTCTTCTTAGCTGCTCTTCATGGTAAAACAGACATCTTTCTTTGCCTCCATTTTATCTGTATCCGCAACTCCAAATCCAAGCAGCCCGACACGTCCTACTATAGAAAAAACGGTGGGGAGACTATTCTGCACTGTGCCATCAAGAGGGAGTATTTAG ATTTGGCATATCAGATACTACGCCTACACTCTGAACTGGCTACTTCTGTGGACGAGAAAGGAATTTGGCCTCTTCGTCTTTTAGCAGATAAGCCTTCCGCCTTCAAAAGTGGTTGCCACCTTGGATGGTGGAACAGCACCATTTATCATT GGATAACTGTTGATGCGCTCAAAGTAATCAATGCAAACCAATTGATTCAAAAATGCAAAGGCCGACAGAGTCAAATATTTCCGGATAACTACCGAGCATGCATCGACTTCCTCAGATTGTTGTGGAAAGGTTCCCGAGCAATATTTG CTAAGACCCAAGAGCTTTGTAGCCCATATCAAGAAAGGAAGGCAGATGAAGAGGATCCCACtgtttcatcaaaaaataaaaaagaggatcCCACTGGACTGAATGTTACTTCCAAACAAAAAG CTCTGGAGTATTTTAGTGGCTGCTTTGATATTCTCAAATTTGTATCCATGCCAATACCGGTCATGCTTGGATATGGTG GAACAACGGGCATAAGGAAGTTAAAAGAGAAGCACATATTGTCagttaaaattatgaaaatgctTATAGAATTATTGAGCCCACAGCAGTACTTCGAAAAAGGGACGAACCCTTTGTTAACACCAATCCAGGAGAATAAAAACGAGGAAGATTTAGACGAGGATAGCAGTTTAGACCGTTGGTTGTATATGTGGAATATTGATGAAAATAAGCCGCCGGAAGAAGATCTTAGCAAGCATCCACCCTCTGACCAACCGGAAGAAAAGGAGAACAAGAAAGATGAAG GATTCGCCCAATTggttgaaaaaaatgaaaatattctCAAGAAAGATGAAG GAAAGGAAGAGATCCCTAAACTTACCATGCCAAAAGAAGGGACATCCTTATTATTTGCGGCATGTAATGGTATCACCGAAATGGTCGAGGAAATACTGAAAAAATTCCCGATGGCCATCCATGATAcaagtgaaaacaaaaatatgatacTCTGGGTAGTGGAGCACAGACAACCCCATGTATACGAGCTATTGCTCAAGAGCAATTTACGGAGAGATAGCATGTTTCAAACCAAGGATACATACGGCAATAGTGCATTGCATCTTGCAGCTATGCTTAGAGAGCATAAGCATTGGATAATTCCCGGGGCCGCATTGCAAATGCAATGGGAAATCAAGTGGTATGAG tTTGTGAAAAATAATGTGCCCCAATACTTACTTTACGAAACCAACAATAAGGATATGACCCCAGCAGATATCTTCACTGATACCCACAAGGACCTTGTCAAAGATGGAGGCGAGTGGCTAAACAAAACCTCTGAATCTTGCTCAGTTGTAGCTGCACTCATTGCCACAGTTGCCTTTGCAGCGTCGACCACTATCCCAGGTGGTGTCAGGGAGAATAATGGTACGCCAATCCTCGAAAAACATGCAGCATTTGACATCTTTGCCATCTCCTCACTTGTTGCACTGTGTGTCTCTGTAACCGCCTTGTTCTTGTTCCTTGCCATCCTCACTTCAAGGTACCAAGAGAAAGATTTCCGTAGCTCTCTACCCAAGAAACTACTGTTTGGCTTAACTTCACTCTTTTTATCCATTGCGGCAATGTTGGTTTCTTTCTGTGCGGGACATTTCTTTGTGCTTAAGGATAAGCTGAAACACAAGGCGCTTCCAGTGTATGTGGTGACATGTCTGCCAATAACTTTCTATGCCATATCACAGTTTCCGCTCTACTTTGATCTTATAAGGGCTTTTAGGAAGGTGCCTTAA
- the LOC115987424 gene encoding uncharacterized protein LOC115987424 isoform X2: MTTNIKGYQQEVAEDLFKKTMEGDWKEVVAIYRQHPLLAPNAKINGLGDTALHLAVSLGPENIVEELVKIISEKDKNKEALKIKNELWNNPLHLAASMGTPRMCICIAEAVPELGKTRNKEGESPLFLAALHGKTDIFLCLHFICIRNSKSKQPDTSYYRKNGGETILHCAIKREYLDLAYQILRLHSELATSVDEKGIWPLRLLADKPSAFKSGCHLGWWNSTIYHWITVDALKVINANQLIQKCKGRQSQIFPDNYRACIDFLRLLWKGSRAIFAKTQELCSPYQERKADEEDPTVSSKNKKEDPTGLNVTSKQKALEYFSGCFDILKFVSMPIPVMLGYGGTTGIRKLKEKHILSVKIMKMLIELLSPQQYFEKGTNPLLTPIQENKNEEDLDEDSSLDRWLYMWNIDENKPPEEDLSKHPPSDQPEEKENKKDEGKEEIPKLTMPKEGTSLLFAACNGITEMVEEILKKFPMAIHDTSENKNMILWVVEHRQPHVYELLLKSNLRRDSMFQTKDTYGNSALHLAAMLREHKHWIIPGAALQMQWEIKWYEFVKNNVPQYLLYETNNKDMTPADIFTDTHKDLVKDGGEWLNKTSESCSVVAALIATVAFAASTTIPGGVRENNGTPILEKHAAFDIFAISSLVALCVSVTALFLFLAILTSRYQEKDFRSSLPKKLLFGLTSLFLSIAAMLVSFCAGHFFVLKDKLKHKALPVYVVTCLPITFYAISQFPLYFDLIRAFRKVP, encoded by the exons ATGACGACAAATATTAAAGGATACCAACAAGAAGTCGCGGaagatttattcaaaaaaaCCATGGAAGGTGACTGGAAGGAAGTCGTGGCGATATATCGCCAACACCCATTATTGGCTCCCAATGCCAAAATCAATGGATTAGGGGATACAGCGTTGCACTTGGCTGTCTCCCTAGGCCCAGAAAATATAGTAGAAGAACTTGTCAAAATAATTtctgaaaaagacaaaaacaaggaggctctaaaaataaaaaacgagCTATGGAATAACCCTCTGCATTTGGCAGCATCAATGGGCACTCCGAGAATGTGCATTTGCATTGCTGAAGCTGTTCCTGAATTGGGCAAAACTCGTAACAAAGAGGGTGAGAGCCCTCTCTTCTTAGCTGCTCTTCATGGTAAAACAGACATCTTTCTTTGCCTCCATTTTATCTGTATCCGCAACTCCAAATCCAAGCAGCCCGACACGTCCTACTATAGAAAAAACGGTGGGGAGACTATTCTGCACTGTGCCATCAAGAGGGAGTATTTAG ATTTGGCATATCAGATACTACGCCTACACTCTGAACTGGCTACTTCTGTGGACGAGAAAGGAATTTGGCCTCTTCGTCTTTTAGCAGATAAGCCTTCCGCCTTCAAAAGTGGTTGCCACCTTGGATGGTGGAACAGCACCATTTATCATT GGATAACTGTTGATGCGCTCAAAGTAATCAATGCAAACCAATTGATTCAAAAATGCAAAGGCCGACAGAGTCAAATATTTCCGGATAACTACCGAGCATGCATCGACTTCCTCAGATTGTTGTGGAAAGGTTCCCGAGCAATATTTG CTAAGACCCAAGAGCTTTGTAGCCCATATCAAGAAAGGAAGGCAGATGAAGAGGATCCCACtgtttcatcaaaaaataaaaaagaggatcCCACTGGACTGAATGTTACTTCCAAACAAAAAG CTCTGGAGTATTTTAGTGGCTGCTTTGATATTCTCAAATTTGTATCCATGCCAATACCGGTCATGCTTGGATATGGTG GAACAACGGGCATAAGGAAGTTAAAAGAGAAGCACATATTGTCagttaaaattatgaaaatgctTATAGAATTATTGAGCCCACAGCAGTACTTCGAAAAAGGGACGAACCCTTTGTTAACACCAATCCAGGAGAATAAAAACGAGGAAGATTTAGACGAGGATAGCAGTTTAGACCGTTGGTTGTATATGTGGAATATTGATGAAAATAAGCCGCCGGAAGAAGATCTTAGCAAGCATCCACCCTCTGACCAACCGGAAGAAAAGGAGAACAAGAAAGATGAAG GAAAGGAAGAGATCCCTAAACTTACCATGCCAAAAGAAGGGACATCCTTATTATTTGCGGCATGTAATGGTATCACCGAAATGGTCGAGGAAATACTGAAAAAATTCCCGATGGCCATCCATGATAcaagtgaaaacaaaaatatgatacTCTGGGTAGTGGAGCACAGACAACCCCATGTATACGAGCTATTGCTCAAGAGCAATTTACGGAGAGATAGCATGTTTCAAACCAAGGATACATACGGCAATAGTGCATTGCATCTTGCAGCTATGCTTAGAGAGCATAAGCATTGGATAATTCCCGGGGCCGCATTGCAAATGCAATGGGAAATCAAGTGGTATGAG tTTGTGAAAAATAATGTGCCCCAATACTTACTTTACGAAACCAACAATAAGGATATGACCCCAGCAGATATCTTCACTGATACCCACAAGGACCTTGTCAAAGATGGAGGCGAGTGGCTAAACAAAACCTCTGAATCTTGCTCAGTTGTAGCTGCACTCATTGCCACAGTTGCCTTTGCAGCGTCGACCACTATCCCAGGTGGTGTCAGGGAGAATAATGGTACGCCAATCCTCGAAAAACATGCAGCATTTGACATCTTTGCCATCTCCTCACTTGTTGCACTGTGTGTCTCTGTAACCGCCTTGTTCTTGTTCCTTGCCATCCTCACTTCAAGGTACCAAGAGAAAGATTTCCGTAGCTCTCTACCCAAGAAACTACTGTTTGGCTTAACTTCACTCTTTTTATCCATTGCGGCAATGTTGGTTTCTTTCTGTGCGGGACATTTCTTTGTGCTTAAGGATAAGCTGAAACACAAGGCGCTTCCAGTGTATGTGGTGACATGTCTGCCAATAACTTTCTATGCCATATCACAGTTTCCGCTCTACTTTGATCTTATAAGGGCTTTTAGGAAGGTGCCTTAA
- the LOC115987424 gene encoding uncharacterized protein LOC115987424 isoform X3 produces MTTNIKGYQQEVAEDLFKKTMEGDWKEVVAIYRQHPLLAPNAKINGLGDTALHLAVSLGPENIVEELVKIISEKDKNKEALKIKNELWNNPLHLAASMGTPRMCICIAEAVPELGKTRNKEGESPLFLAALHGKTDIFLCLHFICIRNSKSKQPDTSYYRKNGGETILHCAIKREYLDLAYQILRLHSELATSVDEKGIWPLRLLADKPSAFKSGCHLGWWNSTIYHWITVDALKVINANQLIQKCKGRQSQIFPDNYRACIDFLRLLWKGSRAIFAKTQELCSPYQERKADEEDPTVSSKNKKEDPTGLNVTSKQKALEYFSGCFDILKFVSMPIPVMLGYGGTTGIRKLKEKHILSVKIMKMLIELLSPQQYFEKGTNPLLTPIQENKNEEDLDEDSSLDRWLYMWNIDENKPPEEDLSKHPPSDQPEEKENKKDEGFAQLVEKNENILKKDEGKEEIPKLTMPKEGTSLLFAACNGITEMVEEILKKFPMAIHDTSENKNMILWVVEHRQPHVYELLLKSNLRRDSMFQTKDTYGNSALHLAAMLREHKHWIIPGAALQMQWEIKWYEISSLIPTRTLSKMEASG; encoded by the exons ATGACGACAAATATTAAAGGATACCAACAAGAAGTCGCGGaagatttattcaaaaaaaCCATGGAAGGTGACTGGAAGGAAGTCGTGGCGATATATCGCCAACACCCATTATTGGCTCCCAATGCCAAAATCAATGGATTAGGGGATACAGCGTTGCACTTGGCTGTCTCCCTAGGCCCAGAAAATATAGTAGAAGAACTTGTCAAAATAATTtctgaaaaagacaaaaacaaggaggctctaaaaataaaaaacgagCTATGGAATAACCCTCTGCATTTGGCAGCATCAATGGGCACTCCGAGAATGTGCATTTGCATTGCTGAAGCTGTTCCTGAATTGGGCAAAACTCGTAACAAAGAGGGTGAGAGCCCTCTCTTCTTAGCTGCTCTTCATGGTAAAACAGACATCTTTCTTTGCCTCCATTTTATCTGTATCCGCAACTCCAAATCCAAGCAGCCCGACACGTCCTACTATAGAAAAAACGGTGGGGAGACTATTCTGCACTGTGCCATCAAGAGGGAGTATTTAG ATTTGGCATATCAGATACTACGCCTACACTCTGAACTGGCTACTTCTGTGGACGAGAAAGGAATTTGGCCTCTTCGTCTTTTAGCAGATAAGCCTTCCGCCTTCAAAAGTGGTTGCCACCTTGGATGGTGGAACAGCACCATTTATCATT GGATAACTGTTGATGCGCTCAAAGTAATCAATGCAAACCAATTGATTCAAAAATGCAAAGGCCGACAGAGTCAAATATTTCCGGATAACTACCGAGCATGCATCGACTTCCTCAGATTGTTGTGGAAAGGTTCCCGAGCAATATTTG CTAAGACCCAAGAGCTTTGTAGCCCATATCAAGAAAGGAAGGCAGATGAAGAGGATCCCACtgtttcatcaaaaaataaaaaagaggatcCCACTGGACTGAATGTTACTTCCAAACAAAAAG CTCTGGAGTATTTTAGTGGCTGCTTTGATATTCTCAAATTTGTATCCATGCCAATACCGGTCATGCTTGGATATGGTG GAACAACGGGCATAAGGAAGTTAAAAGAGAAGCACATATTGTCagttaaaattatgaaaatgctTATAGAATTATTGAGCCCACAGCAGTACTTCGAAAAAGGGACGAACCCTTTGTTAACACCAATCCAGGAGAATAAAAACGAGGAAGATTTAGACGAGGATAGCAGTTTAGACCGTTGGTTGTATATGTGGAATATTGATGAAAATAAGCCGCCGGAAGAAGATCTTAGCAAGCATCCACCCTCTGACCAACCGGAAGAAAAGGAGAACAAGAAAGATGAAG GATTCGCCCAATTggttgaaaaaaatgaaaatattctCAAGAAAGATGAAG GAAAGGAAGAGATCCCTAAACTTACCATGCCAAAAGAAGGGACATCCTTATTATTTGCGGCATGTAATGGTATCACCGAAATGGTCGAGGAAATACTGAAAAAATTCCCGATGGCCATCCATGATAcaagtgaaaacaaaaatatgatacTCTGGGTAGTGGAGCACAGACAACCCCATGTATACGAGCTATTGCTCAAGAGCAATTTACGGAGAGATAGCATGTTTCAAACCAAGGATACATACGGCAATAGTGCATTGCATCTTGCAGCTATGCTTAGAGAGCATAAGCATTGGATAATTCCCGGGGCCGCATTGCAAATGCAATGGGAAATCAAGTGGTATGAG ATATCTTCACTGATACCCACAAGGACCTTGTCAAAGATGGAGGCGAGTGGCTAA